Proteins from one Legionella adelaidensis genomic window:
- a CDS encoding GNAT family N-acetyltransferase, whose product MDKYLIKTKRLGLRFITKGDIKHLEALDTDPEVKEFFPSGTLSPEEMKQMVFHCITNCKTQSLPCFVIFDLKTEEFAGRAYFDNFESDIKVGYLFHKKFWNRGYATEVLLALLDWAKTHIPTDHIIAYADKNNKASLQVMKKCGMHYYKDGVFKGMLSKFYRFNFDNKS is encoded by the coding sequence ATGGATAAATACTTGATTAAAACCAAAAGATTAGGCTTGCGATTTATCACCAAGGGAGATATTAAACACTTAGAGGCGCTGGACACGGATCCCGAAGTAAAGGAGTTTTTTCCCTCTGGAACCTTGAGCCCTGAAGAGATGAAACAAATGGTTTTTCATTGTATAACCAATTGCAAAACGCAAAGCTTACCTTGTTTTGTCATTTTTGACTTGAAAACAGAAGAATTTGCCGGACGCGCCTACTTTGATAATTTTGAATCGGACATTAAGGTAGGTTATCTGTTTCATAAAAAATTTTGGAATAGAGGCTATGCAACGGAAGTCCTGCTCGCACTATTAGATTGGGCAAAAACGCATATCCCAACCGATCATATAATTGCCTATGCGGATAAAAACAATAAAGCCTCTTTACAGGTGATGAAAAAATGCGGAATGCATTACTATAAAGATGGCGTCTTTAAGGGTATGCTGAGCAAATTTTACCGTTTTAATTTTGACAATAAAAGTTAA